In a genomic window of Candidatus Margulisiibacteriota bacterium:
- a CDS encoding YhcH/YjgK/YiaL family protein, whose amino-acid sequence MIIDLFNNLNIYLKLNPRLEQAFKYLQTNDLSRLPLGRFEIDGDDLYGTINEYETIPRGKALWEAHRRYFDVQLVIRGEEMIGYAPLSSLRVTSEYKYKEDYVLLDGEGSYFTIKPGMFVVFGPGDAHRPGIALEAPNRVKKAVLKVLDPSLSKGI is encoded by the coding sequence ATGATAATCGACTTATTTAATAACTTAAATATATATTTAAAGCTAAATCCCCGCCTCGAGCAAGCGTTTAAATACCTGCAGACGAACGATCTTTCCCGTCTTCCGCTGGGACGTTTCGAGATTGATGGTGATGATCTCTATGGCACAATAAATGAATATGAAACTATACCTAGGGGAAAAGCGCTCTGGGAAGCTCACCGGAGATATTTTGACGTGCAACTCGTCATCCGGGGAGAGGAGATGATAGGTTACGCGCCGCTTAGTTCTCTAAGGGTGACTTCTGAATATAAGTACAAAGAAGACTACGTACTTCTGGATGGCGAGGGGAGCTACTTCACGATCAAACCGGGAATGTTCGTCGTTTTCGGTCCCGGAGATGCTCACCGGCCAGGTATTGCCTTGGAAGCCCCGAATCGCGTTAAAAAGGCTGTTTTAAAAGTGCTCGATCCTTCACTATCCAAAGGTATTTAA
- a CDS encoding glycosyltransferase family 4 protein, whose protein sequence is MRILILSEAFPPETKSASTLFFELAESLVKRGHQVSVITRMPRYNVADGTDLANIPAQETMSGVKVRRFKTPPLARTIPIIRGFEHFILGLIFFWGGLFLERPDVILVYSPPLPLGLTGFWLGKLKPCPVVVNIQDLYPQTVIDLGLLKNKFLIAVSRWMERFIYRRSDAITVHSTGNQEYVRSYGAKDNPVEVVHNWVDIDGIKPAGKENDFYRKFELKGKFVVSFAGVMGFAQGLEVVIGAAERLKENKDIQFVLVGDGVKKPELETMAKEKKLTNVLFVPTQPLSIYPQILHASDVCLVTLRKDLATPVVPGKMLSIMAAGKPVVASLALAGDAPKILAEFNCGLAVEPDNPAELAAAIRKLYNDSSLRETMGRNGRLGAEAAFSREKCVVRYETIFKEVLSRRK, encoded by the coding sequence ATGCGCATTTTGATCCTCTCCGAAGCCTTCCCGCCGGAAACCAAATCCGCTTCGACCCTTTTCTTTGAATTGGCGGAGTCGCTCGTGAAAAGGGGGCATCAAGTCTCGGTCATCACCCGGATGCCGCGCTATAACGTGGCCGACGGGACAGATCTGGCCAATATTCCGGCGCAAGAAACGATGTCGGGGGTAAAAGTTCGGCGGTTTAAAACGCCTCCTTTGGCGCGCACTATCCCTATTATCAGAGGATTTGAACATTTTATCCTTGGTTTGATCTTTTTCTGGGGCGGTCTTTTCCTGGAACGGCCTGATGTTATTCTGGTCTATTCGCCCCCTTTGCCGCTTGGCCTTACCGGCTTCTGGCTGGGTAAGCTCAAACCTTGTCCGGTCGTCGTCAATATCCAAGACCTCTATCCGCAGACGGTGATCGACCTTGGCCTGTTAAAGAACAAGTTCCTGATCGCCGTATCGCGTTGGATGGAGCGGTTTATTTACCGGCGGTCTGATGCCATTACTGTTCATTCCACCGGTAATCAGGAATATGTCCGCTCTTACGGGGCTAAAGATAATCCGGTCGAAGTGGTCCACAACTGGGTCGATATAGACGGGATCAAACCGGCCGGAAAAGAGAATGATTTTTACCGTAAATTCGAGCTTAAAGGGAAATTCGTCGTCTCTTTTGCCGGAGTGATGGGATTTGCGCAAGGGCTGGAGGTCGTCATCGGCGCCGCGGAGAGATTAAAAGAGAACAAGGATATCCAATTTGTTCTCGTTGGTGACGGGGTCAAGAAGCCGGAGTTAGAAACGATGGCCAAAGAAAAAAAACTGACCAACGTCCTTTTTGTCCCGACCCAGCCGTTAAGCATTTATCCCCAGATTCTGCATGCTTCAGACGTCTGTCTGGTCACCTTAAGGAAAGACCTGGCTACTCCGGTCGTCCCGGGCAAGATGCTAAGCATTATGGCTGCCGGCAAACCGGTGGTAGCGAGCCTGGCGCTGGCCGGGGATGCCCCCAAGATCCTGGCAGAATTCAATTGCGGCCTGGCGGTTGAGCCAGATAACCCGGCCGAGCTTGCCGCCGCTATCAGAAAATTGTATAATGACTCGTCATTGCGCGAGACCATGGGCCGGAACGGCCGCCTCGGAGCGGAAGCGGCCTTTTCCCGGGAGAAATGCGTGGTCCGATACGAAACGATCTTCAAAGAAGTTCTTTCAAGG